A single window of Terriglobales bacterium DNA harbors:
- a CDS encoding folylpolyglutamate synthase/dihydrofolate synthase family protein: protein MSYASAVESLLALGHELHATPSHKFDLANMRVLLEALGHPERRFASVLVAGTNGKGSTAATLASILQAAGHHTGLYTSPHLLRVNERIRITGEEISDDDFAAVHARSEEVAQRLVTAGSLPWHPSFFEMLTAMTFEHFANSGVRIAVLEVGMGGRLDATNVVEPVLSVITDIALDHQKFLGNTMAEIAREKAGIIRPGGVVVTLPQHPEANDVLGNTILEREARGVNAVPYMPPVSPGAERETRNWKLETDFRSRYPLEVLGSTITVDSPLTGRHQLRNLALAIAAAVELNAQGFPLTAQDVERGIRQTRWRGRLEMLPAAAGRPPVLLDAAHNPAGAWALRAAFSELAGERPVTLVFGAMRDKAIGEMAEILFPVAAHVVVTRAQNPRSATPDEVRAAAARMGETISAEPDVPTALRRAFQVAGKDGLVVVAGSIYIIGEAIEAIESVNP, encoded by the coding sequence ATGTCCTACGCCTCCGCCGTCGAAAGCCTGCTCGCCCTCGGCCATGAGCTGCACGCCACGCCCTCGCACAAGTTCGACCTGGCGAACATGCGCGTGCTGCTGGAGGCGCTGGGGCATCCCGAGCGCCGCTTCGCCAGCGTGCTGGTCGCGGGGACCAACGGCAAGGGTTCCACCGCGGCCACGCTGGCCTCGATCCTCCAGGCTGCGGGGCACCACACCGGGCTCTACACCTCGCCGCACCTGCTGCGGGTGAACGAGCGCATACGCATCACGGGCGAAGAAATTTCCGACGATGACTTCGCTGCCGTGCACGCGCGGTCGGAAGAAGTGGCGCAGCGGCTGGTTACGGCAGGCTCCCTGCCCTGGCATCCCAGCTTCTTTGAGATGCTGACCGCCATGACCTTCGAGCATTTCGCAAATAGTGGTGTGCGCATCGCCGTGCTGGAAGTGGGAATGGGCGGGCGGCTGGACGCCACCAACGTGGTCGAGCCCGTGCTCAGCGTGATCACGGACATCGCGCTCGACCACCAGAAGTTCCTGGGGAACACGATGGCCGAAATCGCGCGCGAGAAGGCGGGCATCATCCGCCCGGGCGGCGTGGTGGTGACGCTGCCGCAGCATCCGGAAGCGAACGACGTGCTGGGCAATACGATTCTGGAGCGCGAGGCTCGAGGCGTGAATGCCGTGCCCTACATGCCGCCGGTTTCTCCGGGCGCGGAACGGGAAACTCGAAACTGGAAACTCGAAACTGATTTTCGCTCGCGCTATCCGCTCGAAGTTCTGGGCTCGACCATTACCGTCGATTCGCCGCTCACCGGACGCCACCAGCTTCGCAACCTGGCTTTGGCCATCGCTGCCGCAGTTGAACTCAATGCACAAGGCTTTCCGCTGACCGCGCAGGACGTCGAGCGCGGCATACGGCAGACGCGCTGGCGCGGGCGGTTGGAGATGCTGCCGGCCGCCGCCGGGCGCCCGCCCGTGCTGCTGGACGCCGCCCACAACCCGGCCGGCGCCTGGGCGCTGCGCGCCGCCTTCTCCGAGCTGGCGGGTGAGCGGCCGGTCACGCTGGTCTTTGGGGCAATGCGGGACAAGGCTATCGGCGAGATGGCGGAGATCCTGTTCCCCGTGGCCGCGCACGTGGTGGTTACCCGCGCCCAAAACCCTCGTTCTGCCACTCCGGATGAGGTGCGGGCCGCCGCCGCCCGCATGGGCGAAACTATCTCCGCCGAACCCGACGTCCCCACTGCCCTGCGCCGCGCCTTTCAAGTCGCCGGCAAGGATGGGCTGGTGGTCGTGGCCGGGTCCATTTACATTATCGGCGAAGCGATAGAAGCCATTGAGTCAGTCAATCCGTGA
- a CDS encoding lysophospholipid acyltransferase family protein — protein sequence MAKRTNQLRHTLSLLRSILILNNLIYLYTVVLGTLSLVSSLFDSSGRVQHWFARTWSWLILKTAMCPVTVEGLDKIDTSKPYMYAANHLSALDIPVVYVYLPFQFRIMAKEELFHYPFMGWHLRRSGQVSIDRSNALASMRSLNRAAETLKAGMPLVVYPEGGRSASGQIIPFLGGVFYAAIKAQADVVPIALVGTYEALPMDTFHIMPRPMLMLVGEPISTAGLVPRDMDALALKVQKAVEDLYYSRAEIPDPRVPSSETVAPRSG from the coding sequence GTGGCCAAGCGAACCAACCAACTCCGACACACTCTCAGTCTCCTCCGCTCCATCCTCATTCTCAACAACCTGATCTACCTCTACACGGTCGTGCTCGGGACGCTGTCGCTGGTGTCGTCTCTGTTCGACTCGAGCGGTCGCGTGCAGCACTGGTTCGCGCGCACCTGGTCGTGGCTCATCCTGAAGACTGCCATGTGCCCGGTGACGGTCGAGGGCCTGGACAAGATCGATACCTCGAAGCCCTACATGTACGCAGCCAATCATCTTTCGGCGCTGGACATCCCGGTGGTGTACGTCTACCTGCCCTTCCAGTTCCGCATCATGGCCAAGGAGGAGTTGTTTCACTATCCCTTCATGGGCTGGCACTTGCGGCGCTCGGGCCAGGTTTCCATCGACCGCTCGAACGCGCTGGCTTCCATGCGCAGCTTGAACCGCGCTGCGGAGACGCTGAAGGCCGGGATGCCGCTGGTGGTGTATCCCGAGGGCGGGCGCTCGGCCTCCGGCCAGATCATCCCCTTCCTGGGCGGAGTGTTCTACGCCGCTATCAAGGCGCAGGCGGACGTCGTCCCCATCGCACTGGTAGGCACGTACGAGGCGCTGCCCATGGACACCTTCCACATCATGCCGCGGCCCATGCTGATGCTGGTAGGCGAGCCCATCTCCACCGCCGGCCTGGTGCCGCGGGACATGGACGCGCTCGCGCTCAAGGTGCAAAAGGCGGTGGAAGACCTATACTATTCGCGCGCCGAGATTCCAGACCCACGTGTTCCATCGTCGGAAACGGTCGCCCCGCGAAGTGGCTGA